A single Tachypleus tridentatus isolate NWPU-2018 chromosome 9, ASM421037v1, whole genome shotgun sequence DNA region contains:
- the LOC143226180 gene encoding transmembrane protein 41A-A-like yields the protein MASVWLLPLIFILASVWLYLCTVWSPNISGESHSGELKFPSTFDDLQKIAPLLQQYYRTNSTFVVLLFCSAYLYKQTFAIPGSVFLNCLAGALFGIWFGFPMTCFLTAVGASCCYLLFKYCGKELVYQFFPDKVKFLQNKVEENKERLPYFLLFLRLFPMTPNWFLNMASPIVNIPLHLFFLSVFFGLMPYNYICVQTGALLSQIQSLDDVYSTATILKLACIAAVVLMPGLLVRKSKSTKTL from the exons ATGGCATCAGTATGGTTGTTACCACTCATTTTTATTCTTGCAAGTGTGTGGTTGTATCTCTGCACAGTTTGGTCACCAAACATCAGTGGAGAATCTCATAG tgGTGAACTAAAATTTCCAAGTACATTCGATGACCTCCAAAAAATTGCTCCTTTACTTCAGCAGTATTATCGCACCAATAGTACTTTCGTTGTTCTCTTATTTTGTTCTGCTTACCTTTATAAGCAGACATTTGCTATTCCTGGATCAGTATTTTTG aattGTCTAGCTGGTGCCCTCTTTGGAATATGGTTTGGTTTTCCCATGACATGTTTTTTGACAGCTGTTGGTGCTTCTTGCTGCTATTTGTTATTCAAGTATTGTGGAAAAGAGCTTGTTTACCAGTTTTTCCCAGACAAAGTcaaatttcttcaaaacaaa GTTGAAGAAAATAAGGAACGACTTCCATATTTCTTACTCTTTCTACGGTTGTTTCCGATGACACCAAACTGGTTTTTAAACATGGCATCTCCTATTGTCAACATTCCTCTACATCTATTCTTTCTGTCTGTATTCTTTG GCCTTATGCCCTACAACTACATCTGTGTCCAGACAGGAGCCCTTCTTTCACAGATCCAATCTTTAGACGATGTTTACAGTACTGCCACAATATTGAAACTAGCCTGCATAGCTGCTGTAGTATTAATGCCAGGTTTGCTAGTAAGAAAATCTAAATCTACCAAAACtctctga